The Toxorhynchites rutilus septentrionalis strain SRP chromosome 3, ASM2978413v1, whole genome shotgun sequence genome includes a region encoding these proteins:
- the LOC129774213 gene encoding uncharacterized protein LOC129774213, which translates to MENLTTTFSEVSHITEFEKLLSEILTVYLPVIHTVCKIYDGSTGTLSDLKILPPIPTVSIEPNRDTVFNPLLAGVELGCNVFIVHQDSIIGFMDQFIECHDEATYRNPDKYIILLMDGAQFDEPILVNKLCDHPNLLEIMNLLILRPTANMESIELLTHRYVGPVEQSTDLLLVDIFGIGNNTFRYGNQFFPDKISNLQGKSIRLATFDIVPHIILQKSESGGPLVKLGNQAYDMDGVDGRLMVEFCQRYNCSVELIIDEVNMWGRIDANRTGNGILGNLAERRADVGLGAIGNWYEPLKFLTISQSTQKGAVTCLTPKPMPQPPWRVIFIAFSVPVWISTIAVYFIIVFMHFLMDQLGQTKKRQYNIARYCFDTFAIFLLQTAHLRKQKVSDVLLSVSLLLFAFNLGNIYSSKNASLRTVPLFEPSIDTLDDLAQSGLIWLQTHEAWILALLLSENPKVKTLISNFQAQPPSVLREMADRGNVAFVMGRLEHGHLMLGEWITAENIQKYQLMKEDLYYVYTVSMATKTWPLMGQFNKLTLRKAEVRLRHYQELEIIYKCSDYYVQTAAINSRLRESYKPRTLELIDLLGGFITLLFGVLASLIAFMIEQKSLLIKLKGQEQRHTATKMAMIK; encoded by the exons TTACCGTTTATTTACCAGTAATACATACTGTATGTAAAATATATGATGGCTCTACTGGTACTCTATCAGACCTAAAAATACTACCACCAATTCCTACAGTATCAATAGAGCCGAACCGGGACACTGTCTTCAATCCATTGCTCGCAGGAGTAGAACTCGGCTGTAATGTGTTCATCGTACATCAAGACTCCATCATCGGCTTCATGGATCAATTCATCGAGTGCCACGATGAAGCCACTTACAGAAATCCTGACAAATATATCATACTTCTGATGGATGGTGCACAATTCGACGAACCGATCCTGGTCAACAAGTTATGCGATCATCCCAATCTCCTGGaaattatgaatttgcttattctGAGACCTACTGCCAATATGGAATCGATTGAACTATTGACCCATCGCTACGTTGGACCTGTCGAACAATCCACCGATTTACTTTTGGTGGACATTTTTGGTATCGGAAACAATACGTTTCGTTATGGAAATCAATTTTTCCCTGATAAAATTTCCAACCTTCAGGGAAAGTCCATTCGACTGGCCACCTTTGATATCGTTCCACATATCATTTTGCAGAAAAGCGAGTCTGGTGGACCACTGGTGAAGCTAGGAAACCAAGCATACGATATGGATGGAGTTGATGGTCGTTTGATGGTGGAGTTTTGTCAACGGTATAACTGTTCGGTAGAGTTGATAATCG ACGAGGTCAACATGTGGGGTAGAATCGATGCGAACAGGACAGGTAACGGAATTCTTGGAAATCTAGCGGAAAGACGCGCCGATGTTGGGTTGGGTGCGATAGGCAACTGGTACGAGCCGCTAAAATTCCTAACCATCTCCCAGTCCACTCAAAAAGGAGCTGTCACTTGTCTCACACCGAAACCAAT GCCTCAGCCGCCATGGCGAGTAATTTTTATTGCCTTTTCTGTCCCTGTTTGGATCTCGACCATCGCGGTTTATTTCATAATTGTGTTCATGCATTTCTTGATGGATCAACTAGGCCAAACCAAAAAAAGACAATATAATATCGCTCGATATTGCTTcgatacattcgccattttcctGCTGCAAACGGCCCACTTACGTAAACAAAAAGTTTCAGATGTGCTTTTATCTGTGTCGTTGTTGCTTTTTGCTTTCAATTTAGGAAACATTTACTCAAGTAAGAATGCCAGTTTAAGAACAGTTCCTCTTTTCGAACCATCTATCGACACGCTGGACGATCTAGCCCAAAGTGGCCTAATATGGTTGCAGACGCACGAGGCTTGGATACTTGCATTGCTTCTATCGGAAAAT CCCAAAGTCAAAACACTGATCTCCAATTTCCAAGCTCAGCCTCCTTCAGTGTTACGAGAGATGGCTGACAGGGGTAACGTTGCATTCGTTATGGGACGTCTGGAACATGGCCATCTGATGCTCGGTGAATGGATCACAGCAGAGAACATCCAGAAATATCAACTTATGAAAGAAGATCTGTATTATGTATATACAGTATCCATGGCCACTAAAACGTGGCCTCTGATGGGGCAGTTCAACAAGCTTACATTGCGAAAGGCAGAAGTTCGGCTCCGACACTACCAAGAATTGGAAATAATTTACAAATGTAGTGATTACTACGTTCAAACGGCGGCCATCAATTCTCGTTTGCGGGAATCTTATAAACCTCGTACTCTTGAACTGATCGATCTTTTGGGAGGATTTATCACTCTACTATTTGGTGTGCTCGCCTCATTGATTGCATTTATGATTGAGCAGAAATCATTGCTTATTAAATTGAAAGGGCAAGAACAGCGACATACCGCCACGAAAATGGCGATGATCAAATga